A segment of the Toxotes jaculatrix isolate fToxJac2 chromosome 2, fToxJac2.pri, whole genome shotgun sequence genome:
TAGGGAACGTTGGGTTTGACGGTTTATTCTCAAAGAATTTATTATGAATAATCTGTTGCAGAAACTGTGGCTTTAAAACTTCAGTGTCATTAccagaaaaaatgaaaagatttatagaaaagaaaatatatttttttttataaaaatgtatttagaaGTGGCCTTCCTCTGACATGTTAACCTCAACACAGGtctgcacacaaacagcttGCATCCTCAGAATGGAAATATTTTTAGATGATCTAAATATCACCTACTGTTTATTGATTTGACTGTTTTATTGTAGCTCATTGACAACATGCTCCAACCATGTTAAACACAGAATTTAACCAAGTGATCATATTACACATTGATTGTTGTGCAGCAACCTGCAGGCAAGAGATGAGGAAATAAGAGAAAAAgtagagggagatggagaaaaacaaagcatgagGAATGAAGAGATGAGTGAGAAGGATAAGACAgaatcagagagagacagaaactatggaaagacagatggagacagagagacatgccACTGCCACTGTGCCATAACCTCTTGCCAACCCGTGTAAAAAACTTCTAGATGTACCACTGCTGTGTTATGACTCACCACTATGTCAAATGCAAGTATTCAACACTCTGAATCATAAAGTTGGACTTATCCACTGAATtattggtgtgtatgtgtgtgtgtttcattgtttcagTTCCTATTTTAAGACCCTGTGCTGTAATGAGATCTTTTAGACAccatccactcctcctcctAAAATAACCCCTTCCAAGACCAccgaatacacacacacacacacacacacacgcacacacacacacatacacacacacaaggagtaAAAGACACTGTACCACATTAGCACTTCTGCCTTTCTAAGTCAGTGTCAAACACtgtaggtgtctgtgtgtgtttgtgtttgtgtgtgtgcacctctgTATGAGCTAAATCTGCTTTGAGGGACATTGTGATTAAGCGGTTGAACTGATCTCATTGACATTTTAAATTAGCACTCTCTGCAGGGCTCTCCTGCCCCACCTCTCTGCGAGGGTCTGTCCCTGATACAGGATTAAGACAGCACTCTGAGTCAGGTAAGTCAGACATGATTCatcatttctgctgttgctgtccCAAGCGTGGATCTGCTGCGATGACTTCTCAACTAGACCATGAGTTACAACTACATTTTGCCTccttgcagcagcagttttatgtAGTAAACAGTATTTGTGATACATGCAAGTTGATTAAAAGTATTATCACAAGTCTTACACAGCTCTTACAGTCTTAATACaattcttgttttattttgctcaAAACTCCAAGGCAGGATTGCATCCAGCAAATGTATTTGAATCttaaatcttcttttttttctaaagggaAAGTCCCCACTCCAAATCACCAGAAGTAACACTGAATTGCTCTCTTccctgtggaaaacacacagataagaACACTGATACAGAGTGACTACACTGTGTGTTTCACGTTTGacatgtaattttaaaattaccaGCTGCTATTTACAGATTTTGAAATGGCTTCTTTTTTGGGGGCTAAAGAACAGGTGGTGGAGGCAGTGCTCAGCTCGCTGTCACACTCCACATGCCTGCAGTCGTCTGCAGGAGTgtgttgtgcatgtttgtgtgtgtgtgtgtgtgtgttcaccggttttacagtgtaaatgttAAAGATAAAAGCAAGATCAGAGTTCAGGTATCCCAGTTCATTTGTCTGTGTTCAAGTTTTCCTGCATGTGAAAACATGTGCTTCTGTCTGCAGTGAGAATGATGATGGTGAGCGACGACTGTCTTGTGGAGTGTAAGATCGATGATGACAGCGATGAagatgctggaggaggagaacagatgaatactcctcctcctcctccggagTTTGCTTCCAAAACTCCGACTCCAGCACCCAAACCTCCGACCCCTCCCACAGCCCCtgccacacccacacccacacccacacccacccctCCAGTCAGCAGGGACCCTTACGGCATCAACAAGCACCTACAGGTCTACATTGTCTGTCATGGCAGTGATACTGTCAGCACTTGAATGTCTGAAAATCAATTTCCTGACACCAAAAGGATCTTTACCTTTGAGGTcaatagtttttttcttttgctgctcTAAAGATAATCAATATGTTGAACTTATACAGTATGTTATCCATTATAATCACTTCCATAGTCAATGGTTACATCGCATCCTCCTTCATCCAACTGTAACTGAAAAccactttttttaaacatcacaaCATTTTGAACAAACTCCCCTCACATTTCAGGATGTACCTCAGTCCTCAGTcagcacttgttttttttttttttgttttttctttttttaatctataaATAAACTAATCTGACTTGACTTGACCTAACCCCCCCccctgtgtttcctgtctgtagGTGGAGGTCAGTGATGTGCTGGCAGAGCCTGCTACACCTCGCAGTATAGACCAAGTGTGGCTTTACAGTGTCACTGGCTTTGAGAGGGCTCGTATCTGGACGTACCGCTGCCTTACCTTGCTGTTAGCAGTGCCCTTTGCGTTCCTCTGTGGCATTTTCCTGGCCATTCTCGCTTGTCTACACGTCTGGTACGCTGGTGCAAACATTGTCTGAACATTAGTCCATGAGACAGTAACGAATGCTCACTAACTCACCAAATTACTGCATTACTGGCATTCTTTGATTCCCTATTTGAGTGCACTGCTCCTTGAATTCATGCTGATCACACTGGTCTCCAGTTACACCACATTCCTGTCAGACTTAACGGTACAACACCTCTCTTTCAAAAATCTTATTGAAGCGCTTCCTTTACTCTTATCTGAACAGTCATGGGAACCAAACTGTGTTTTGCTGATAAATCGAGATGAGaccaaagaaaaataatcttttCTGCTCACGTGACAAGAGAATAACTGTTACACACACTCAGCTAAAACTTCAGAAACAGCACACTACAGAGCTTCCCGTTCCTACCTGGCCTCAGTATTATTTACATTCTTGACAATTCACAAAATATACATCTTTTTTCTCACATGATCAGTCACTTTCtatctctcctcctcacacagtCATCtgaatttctctctgtctctccctctccccaggTTTGTGGTGCCCTGCATACAGCTGAGCAACACCTTCATCCCATGCCTGCggtctttgtgtatgtgtgccgtGAACGTTTTCATCTCTCCCTTTTGTACATCTCTCGCACTCTGTTGCAGTCAAATTGCCATTTCACTGTCTAACAAGGACTGGCATCAAATGAGGGACAAAGAGGCTGCACGAGTGTAATGACAGAGCAAATGATATTGAATaagtgagtgactgagtgagtgggagagagtgagagaattTTGTTTAGATCTGCatctgccttgtttttttttagttttttaattgGCACAGATCTGCAACCTGGTAATGTTCCTGACATTTgatatgttttgtacatttaaagCCAGTTCATAAAAATTGTTATTCTTATTGTCACTATCAGTATCGCCTTTCATTTTACACTAACTTCAGATGTACTTCCTAGAAAACTGTACCAAGTTATCAATAAAATTCATGTCAAAAACTCCTTgagcatttttgttttgttttaccaaACAGACTGTGTGAATCCAGAAAAAAGTTTAATCCGTCAGTTTATAAATACATGCTGGGGCTGAGAGCTTTAGTTGTTCAGCAGAAAATTAACTAATTGGAAAAGTAAGATTaactgtttttaacattttaaagacCGGCAATTAactaattattaaaaaaaatatatgtatcaGTAGATCAATTTAACAATAAATGAGGAAAATCATCGTCAGTTGCAAGCCTAATAAATTCAGTGGCTTTCTCTCTGTTGCATTTTACATTGTGATGATTTGAGTAGAGAAAATCTACCAATTTTCGTCTCACTTTACATCATAACACCGATATGACTGCCTCAACTCTGTCGTTGCAATGCGGACTCGTAATTCCGTAGTTTCCTGGGGTACGTGAAGGCATCACATATATTAACTTCAGGGACTACCCAGCATGCACTTCGCCGTCGccatttttcttgttgttaGGTGCCGTGAGGTTTGACTTCACACAACAGGAAAAGGCAGCGgtttgttttagtgtttaaCTAAAGTCTTTCTGATATTAGAGTTTTCTTAGCGAGTGTCGGACGCAGAGAAGGCATCATGGCGCAGTACAAAGGAGCTGCCAGTGAGGCTGGGAGAGCcatgcagctgatgaaaaaacgagaaaaggagagagagcagctcgAACAGCTGAAGCAGAAGATTGCAGAGGTTTGTAACCTCTTATCCGAAACTATAACGTGTTTATCCCTCACTTCCTAGTCCGCTAATTTAGCTATAAATTAACCATTACATGTATGCAGCGACTCGCAAGTTCAGTGAAGGGGTCACCGTTACACATAGTAGCATAATGCTaacctgtgaaataaaaacacacatcactgatATTACAGCACAGTCTCCTGCAGGCACCCTGTCACTCACAGTGTCTCAAAGACATGACAAAGTCGTCTGAACTCACTTTTATtccctgtctctgctctgtctcctgtttCCCCACAGGACAACATGGTCAAGTCCAACATTGATAAGAAATTCTCAGCTCACTATGATGCTGTAGAGGCAGAGCTGAAGTCCAGCACAGTTGGTGAGTGTCTTTGCTAATGTAGCACATGAACCGTCCTGTGTCACTACAGCCTGTTACTCTGAGGCGATGAGGAAACACCTGGACCCACCCAGACGGAGAAAGCAACATGAAGAGGGACAAAAACATGTCTACAGTACTGAATGGTGTCTTGGGAATTTGACATAAACTAACTGCATCACTGATGTATACATCAATCTAAatcttattttatgttttgatcAGGTTTGGTGACACTGAATGATATGAAGGCCAAGCAGGAGGCgctggtgaaggagagagagaaacagctggcCAAGAAGGAGCAGTCTAAGGAGCTCCAGCTGTGAgtcactgctgtctgtctgatttACTTTCACACTGTAGTTTTGTTGTTAATGTAGAGCAGATGTTTGTGAGGGTGACATTGCTGGTCAATACATTTTTGGGAGCAGGGACACCACTGTTTGCAGTTGTTCAATGCTGCTCCCAGCAATGCAGAAttcatcagacaaaaaaaactgtcaccaaaacaaaaaaaattaaaccactAGTCTTACATCTTAAAGAGCTATGTTTCAGTGG
Coding sequences within it:
- the zgc:158296 gene encoding caveolin-2 isoform X1, whose product is MRMMMVSDDCLVECKIDDDSDEDAGGGEQMNTPPPPPEFASKTPTPAPKPPTPPTAPATPTPTPTPTPPVSRDPYGINKHLQVEVSDVLAEPATPRSIDQVWLYSVTGFERARIWTYRCLTLLLAVPFAFLCGIFLAILACLHVWFVVPCIQLSNTFIPCLRSLCMCAVNVFISPFCTSLALCCSQIAISLSNKDWHQMRDKEAARV
- the zgc:158296 gene encoding caveolin-2 isoform X2, with translation MMMVSDDCLVECKIDDDSDEDAGGGEQMNTPPPPPEFASKTPTPAPKPPTPPTAPATPTPTPTPTPPVSRDPYGINKHLQVEVSDVLAEPATPRSIDQVWLYSVTGFERARIWTYRCLTLLLAVPFAFLCGIFLAILACLHVWFVVPCIQLSNTFIPCLRSLCMCAVNVFISPFCTSLALCCSQIAISLSNKDWHQMRDKEAARV